The sequence below is a genomic window from Syntrophorhabdaceae bacterium.
GTGGTCGAAACCTATACCGCGGCACATCCGATTGACTCGCTTGGCAATACTCACGTCAAAATGGTTCGTTTGGAGGTTGAGGCATTGACGGCTAATTCGCCGGCGTTCAGCGAGCACTGCGAGAATAGTCTTTGGCCGGCAGACCCGGTTCGGGACAGATAGGAAAGGAACGATGTCGTTGTGCCGCGTAAGGTCATTAGTGAAAGGAGGTATGTATGGAGTGGTTTGTGAATACCCTTCGGCAATACCCGGAACTTGCAATCTTCCTGACGCTCGGTCTGGGTTACTCTGTCGGAAAACTCAAGCTGGGCAAGGTCGCGCTCGGTGCTGTCACAGGTACCCTCCTTGTGGGGATATTGATCGGGCAAATAGGTATTACCATCTCACCGAACGTGAAATCGGTCTTCTTCCTCATGTTCCTTTTCGCGTTGGGCTACGGGGTAGGGCCGCAGTTCTTCCGGGGACTTAAAAGCGATGGTCTCTCCCAGGTGGTTTTCGCAATCATCCTGTGTCTTGCCTGCCTGTTTTCTACATTTCTGGCTGCAAAGATACTTGGTTTTGATATAGGTTCCGCGGCAGGGCTTTTGTCGGGTGCCTGCACGATCTCCGCGGTAATCGGGGTGGCAACCGATACGATCAACCAACTCAGCATCCCCGCTGCTCAGAAAGCATCTCTTATCGACCATGTCCCTGTAGCTTACGCGGTGACCTACATCTTCGGTACCGCCGGTTCAGCATGGTTCCTCTCCTCCATCGGGCCCAAGCTCCTGAAGGTGGACCTGGCAGCGGAATGCAGAAAGATGGAGGAAAAAATGGGCGCCGGTCAGCCTGAGGCAGGTGTTGTCTCCGCGTATCAGCAGATCGTTGCCCGTGCTTATCAGGTAACAAATGTTAAGTTCATACACAAGACCATCGGGGAGTTCGAGTCTGATTTCATTGCCGACCCGGGTTCGCTGCGGATCTTCGTGGAACGGATTCGTCAGGGGGGTAAGATCATGGAGCCTGACCCCTCCATTATCATTCAGCAAGGTGATGTTCTGGCGCTTGCCGCCCGCCGGGAGTTGCTGGTAAAACTGGAGAATAAAAATGCCATCGGGCCCGAGGTGGATGACAGGGAACTCCTCGACTTTCCGGCAGAGAGCCTCGACGTGGTAATTACCAACAAGGCAATTGCAGGCAGGACCCTCAAGGAGATCGTGGAATCGGATGTTGCGGGGAATGGACGGGGGGTATTCCTGAGGAAGCTCATGCGTGTGGGGCACGAGATGCCCGTTACTCTGGGCAGCAAGGTAGACCGCGGCGATGTGTTGACCTTAGCAGGGGCAAAGCGCGATGTTGAACGGGCAGCCAGGATACTGGGTTACGCGGACCGCCCTACTGATATGACCGATATGGTATTTGTCGGCATCGGTGTTCTCCTCGGTGGTCTTATCGGCGCCCTCTCCATCAAGATAGGGAAAGTCCCTTTAAGCTTGAGTACCAGCGGCGGCGCACTTATCATGGGGCTCGTATTCGGCTGGCTGCGATCGGTCCACCCCACCTTTGGCCGTATCCCTGCTCCTGCCCTCTGGATGATGAATAATGTGGGTCTTACCACCTTTATTGCCGTGGTGGGTATAAGCTCCGGCCCGGGGTTTGTTGCAGGCCTGAAGGAAGCCGGACTCATGCTGTTCCTCGCCGGCATTTTTGTTACCACAATGCCGTTTGTAGTGGGAATCTACATGGGCAAGTATGTTTTTAAGATGAATGCAGGCATCATCCTGGGCGCATGCGCCGGTGCACGGGCTACCACGGCAGCGCTGGGTGCTATACAGGACGTTGCGGAAAGCAGGATACCGGCCCTTGGTTATACCGTGACCTACGCTGTGGGTAATACGCTTCTCATCATCTGGGGGGTGGTGATCGTTATAATGCTGGCATAAATAAAAAATAAAAAGGGAGGTATGCCTATGGACCGTGAAACAGAAAGGAAATACCAGCAACTCAGCCCCTTCGAACTGAAGGATAATCTCATTTCCCTTGCTGCTGAACATACAAAACAAAGCACTATGGCAATGCTTAATGCAGGCCGGGGCAATCCTAACTGGATCGCCACAACTCCGCGTGAGGCATTCTTTACTCTCGGTGGTTTCGCTATTGAGGAATCAAAGCGGGTATGGAACCAGCCCCACTTTGGAGGGATGCCGCAAGCGAAGGGTATCGCCAAACGCTTCAATGAGTTCGCCGCCAAAAACCCGGCGGCGCCCGGCATTGACCTGTTGAAAGATGCTATTGTTTACGCTGTAGGGAAATTTGGCTTCGATGCCGATACCTTTGTCCATGAACTGACAGATAGCGTGATCGGCGACCAGTACCCGACCCCTGACCGGATGCTGAAGTGCATTGAGCGTGTTGTCCACGAATACCTTGTTCAGGAGATGTGCGCAGGTCAGCCGCCCGAAGGTCGGTATGATCTTTTTGCCGTGGAAGGCGGTACTGCCGCCATGTGCTACGTATTCGATTCGCTCATGGTGAACAAACTGCTCCATAAGGGTGACAAGATCGCCCTCGGTGTGCCCACCTTCACTCCCTATATTGAAATCCCCGAACTGGACAGATATGAATTCAGGGTCGTTGAGATCTTTGCCGATGAGGTTGATGCACAGGGAAATCACACCTGGCAGTATCCTGACTGGCAGATTACCAGGCTTGCCGATCCTTCCATTAAGGCCTTCTTTCTCGTAAATCCAAGCAATCCCCCCTCGGTGACCTTGCGGCCAAACTCGATGAACCGACTTGTGGAAATTGTGAAGACCAGGAATCCCAATCTTATCATCATTACCGACGATGTGTACGGAACGTTTGTAAATGGTTTTGTCTCTTTAATGGCGAAGCTGCCCCGCAATACGATTGGCGTCTATTCATTTTCAAAATACTTCGGATGCACCGGCTGGCGCCTGGGTGTAGTAGCGGTCCATGAGGATAATATCTTTGATCCGATGATCGCAAAACTGCCTGAGGCAGACCGGAACATCCTTAACAATCGCTACAAATCTCTCTCGCTTACCCCCGAGAAGATGAAGTTTATCGACCGGATGGTTGCCGACAGTCGCCAGGTAGCGCTCAATCACACTGCCGGCCTGTCGCTCCCGCAGCAGGCACAGATGGCCCTGTTCTCGCTGTTTGCCCTGGTCGACAAAGAAAATAACTATAAGAAGGCGACGCAGCAGATCATTC
It includes:
- the aspT gene encoding aspartate-alanine antiporter is translated as MEWFVNTLRQYPELAIFLTLGLGYSVGKLKLGKVALGAVTGTLLVGILIGQIGITISPNVKSVFFLMFLFALGYGVGPQFFRGLKSDGLSQVVFAIILCLACLFSTFLAAKILGFDIGSAAGLLSGACTISAVIGVATDTINQLSIPAAQKASLIDHVPVAYAVTYIFGTAGSAWFLSSIGPKLLKVDLAAECRKMEEKMGAGQPEAGVVSAYQQIVARAYQVTNVKFIHKTIGEFESDFIADPGSLRIFVERIRQGGKIMEPDPSIIIQQGDVLALAARRELLVKLENKNAIGPEVDDRELLDFPAESLDVVITNKAIAGRTLKEIVESDVAGNGRGVFLRKLMRVGHEMPVTLGSKVDRGDVLTLAGAKRDVERAARILGYADRPTDMTDMVFVGIGVLLGGLIGALSIKIGKVPLSLSTSGGALIMGLVFGWLRSVHPTFGRIPAPALWMMNNVGLTTFIAVVGISSGPGFVAGLKEAGLMLFLAGIFVTTMPFVVGIYMGKYVFKMNAGIILGACAGARATTAALGAIQDVAESRIPALGYTVTYAVGNTLLIIWGVVIVIMLA
- the aspD gene encoding aspartate 4-decarboxylase, with amino-acid sequence MDRETERKYQQLSPFELKDNLISLAAEHTKQSTMAMLNAGRGNPNWIATTPREAFFTLGGFAIEESKRVWNQPHFGGMPQAKGIAKRFNEFAAKNPAAPGIDLLKDAIVYAVGKFGFDADTFVHELTDSVIGDQYPTPDRMLKCIERVVHEYLVQEMCAGQPPEGRYDLFAVEGGTAAMCYVFDSLMVNKLLHKGDKIALGVPTFTPYIEIPELDRYEFRVVEIFADEVDAQGNHTWQYPDWQITRLADPSIKAFFLVNPSNPPSVTLRPNSMNRLVEIVKTRNPNLIIITDDVYGTFVNGFVSLMAKLPRNTIGVYSFSKYFGCTGWRLGVVAVHEDNIFDPMIAKLPEADRNILNNRYKSLSLTPEKMKFIDRMVADSRQVALNHTAGLSLPQQAQMALFSLFALVDKENNYKKATQQIIQRRLEDLIKGIGFTLQPNPYRTGYYATLDLLVWARRMYGEEFADYLTTNYEPVDILFRLAERFSTVLLNGGGFDAPDWSIRISLANLPDETYPLIGEYLAALGKEYVREWEASKNK